The following proteins are co-located in the Peromyscus maniculatus bairdii isolate BWxNUB_F1_BW_parent chromosome 23, HU_Pman_BW_mat_3.1, whole genome shotgun sequence genome:
- the LOC143270631 gene encoding uncharacterized protein LOC143270631, protein MLIRLNRILGRQDGEHREIRGRQKEDGLQSPCHTPRNKWFWGKHRTARKASSTPFFLNEQQQQLKKVEKLKLHLQMMTNDRNELGEFLAHYKNNELNNSTLYSQHLSEQTQLKEKVKMLLEDKKKLQGEQILLQESHSEAKRLREEAHEKIYDLWTRQLQFTSVIIHKSFWELASDSKQTQLLCWKLQSIQGDG, encoded by the exons ATGCTGattagactgaacaggattcttgggagacaggatggcgagcacagggagatcagaggaaggcagaaggaagatggccttcagtctccatgtcacacaccaagaaacaaatggttctggggaaagcaca ggacggctaggaaggcatcatccacacccttcttcctcaatgagcagcaacagcagctgaaaaaggtggaaaaactgaaacttcacctacagatgatgaccaatgacaggaatgaactgggtgaattcctggcccattacaaaaacaatgagttgaacaacag caccctctacagtcagcatctgagtgaacagactcagctgaaagaaaaagtgaaaatgttgctagaggacaagaaaaagctgcagggggagcagattttactacaagagtcgCATTCGGAGGCAAAGAGGCTCCGTgaagaggcccatgagaagatctatgacctctggacgaggcagctgcag ttcacttctgtgatcattcacaagtctttctgggagtTAGCCTCTGATAGCAAGCAAACCCAACTGCTCTGCTGGAAGCTGCAGTCCATTCAGGGAGACGGGTAA